In Archangium violaceum, the following are encoded in one genomic region:
- a CDS encoding vWA domain-containing protein — protein sequence MPSSKLNRLTRWGGTALALSLVPGCSTSQHTPAGGSLTQSVEWRTKSSPPQEEAEAPVQAVVAADTSALPEAAPEQDADDARQFVAAKRKAEAAPSKPMPAPSTTGGVVVAREMAMGAGRSGAVAAAPTPPPPPPAARMAPPVSPPAQPEPPSPGNTFAEHAPNAFTETAADRFSTFAVDVDTASYAVSRRYLNQGALPPRPAVRVEEFVNYFKYRYAPPEQGAFTVHLEGAPSPFNANRHFVRVGVQGKVVSRSQRKPAHLVFLVDTSGSMSQPDKLPLAKEAMKIAVKNLNENDTVAIVTYAGSTRDVLSPTAATDLERIYKAIDSLESGGGTSMGTGMELAYKHAVKKVSGNVVSRVVVLTDGDANIGPNLSADAMLNSIQGYVKEGVTLSAIGFGMGNYRDDLMEKLADKGNGNCFYIDSYKEAKKVFEQQLTGTLEVIAKDVKIQVEFDPKVVSRYRLVGYENRDIADKDFRNDKVDAGEIGAGHSVTAMYEVELTGEKAPLGTVRIRAKAPNGTEAAEQAFPFEQKMMRASLDTASADFRFALSVAATADVLRGSPSAQGWNLATMQKLAEGATDGQADREEFAKLVVKARGLLGNAMARDGR from the coding sequence ATGCCCTCGTCCAAGCTGAACCGCCTGACCCGCTGGGGAGGTACCGCCCTCGCCCTGAGCCTCGTCCCGGGCTGCAGCACGTCCCAGCACACGCCCGCCGGAGGAAGCCTCACCCAGTCCGTCGAGTGGCGGACCAAGTCCAGCCCGCCCCAGGAAGAGGCCGAGGCCCCTGTCCAGGCCGTGGTCGCGGCCGACACGTCCGCGCTGCCCGAGGCCGCTCCGGAGCAGGATGCCGACGATGCACGGCAGTTCGTGGCCGCCAAGAGGAAGGCCGAGGCCGCTCCGTCGAAACCGATGCCGGCTCCGTCCACCACGGGGGGCGTCGTGGTGGCCCGGGAGATGGCGATGGGCGCCGGACGGTCGGGCGCGGTAGCCGCCGCCCCCACCCCGCCGCCGCCTCCTCCAGCGGCGAGGATGGCGCCGCCGGTAAGCCCCCCCGCCCAGCCTGAGCCGCCGTCCCCGGGCAACACCTTCGCCGAGCACGCCCCCAACGCCTTCACCGAGACCGCCGCGGATCGCTTCTCCACCTTCGCGGTGGACGTGGACACGGCGTCGTACGCGGTGTCGCGCCGCTACCTCAACCAGGGTGCCTTGCCGCCGCGCCCGGCCGTCCGGGTCGAGGAGTTCGTCAACTACTTCAAATACCGCTACGCCCCGCCCGAGCAGGGAGCCTTCACGGTGCACCTGGAGGGAGCGCCCTCTCCGTTCAACGCCAACCGCCACTTCGTGCGCGTGGGGGTACAGGGGAAGGTCGTCTCGCGCTCGCAGCGCAAGCCCGCGCACCTGGTCTTCCTGGTGGACACCAGCGGCTCCATGAGCCAGCCGGACAAGCTGCCGCTGGCCAAGGAGGCGATGAAGATCGCGGTGAAGAACCTCAACGAGAACGACACGGTGGCCATCGTCACCTACGCGGGGAGCACCCGGGACGTGCTCTCGCCCACCGCGGCCACCGACCTGGAGCGCATCTACAAGGCCATCGACTCGCTGGAGTCCGGTGGTGGCACGTCGATGGGCACGGGCATGGAGCTGGCGTACAAGCACGCGGTGAAGAAGGTGTCTGGCAACGTGGTGTCGCGCGTCGTCGTGCTCACGGATGGTGACGCCAACATCGGCCCCAACCTGTCCGCGGACGCCATGCTCAACAGCATCCAGGGCTACGTGAAGGAAGGCGTCACCCTGTCGGCCATCGGCTTCGGCATGGGCAACTACCGCGATGACCTGATGGAGAAGTTGGCCGACAAGGGCAACGGCAACTGCTTCTACATCGACAGCTACAAGGAGGCGAAGAAGGTCTTCGAGCAGCAGCTCACCGGCACGCTGGAGGTCATCGCCAAGGACGTGAAGATCCAGGTGGAGTTCGACCCCAAGGTGGTGAGCCGTTACCGGCTGGTGGGCTACGAGAACCGGGACATCGCGGACAAGGACTTCCGCAATGACAAGGTGGACGCGGGAGAGATTGGGGCGGGCCACAGCGTCACCGCGATGTACGAGGTGGAGCTGACGGGCGAGAAGGCGCCGCTGGGCACGGTGCGCATCCGCGCCAAGGCGCCCAACGGGACCGAGGCCGCCGAGCAGGCCTTCCCCTTCGAGCAGAAGATGATGCGGGCCTCGCTGGACACGGCCTCGGCGGACTTCCGCTTCGCGCTGTCGGTGGCGGCCACCGCGGACGTACTGCGCGGCAGCCCGAGCGCCCAGGGCTGGAACCTGGCCACCATGCAGAAGCTCGCCGAGGGCGCCACGGATGGCCAGGCGGACCGCGAGGAGTTCGCGAAGCTGGTGGTGAAGGCGCGCGGCCTCCTGGGCAACGCCATGGCTCGCGACGGCCGCTGA
- a CDS encoding heparan-alpha-glucosaminide N-acetyltransferase domain-containing protein, with the protein MSPSPTSERVRAIDWLRGIAVLFMIQCHALVLLRPDLRQSETTKFLLKMDGLVAPAFLFSAGFALALLLVRSAPSGKHGERLGRNLRRALQVLGVATLVNWMWFPLFREPRWLARMDILHCVGLSLLIVLPIAAALASWPRVLRGVALALALVTFFLSPLGEAVRGPWAYVLNKTTGAVFPLLPWLGFTWLGAYAGAVAGERGRAGLVRALLFLIGLGLVASFAAEPLRDLYPPHNFFVTNPSNAADRWLWVCIVLLGLVGLEWRTASSAPPSRVRRFVETFGTSSMSAYFFHEALLYFRVFGFSFEKVWGNRSGWVQYALLTGVLIGLTYGLCLALDRIQSAVRQGVRLLVENLPGSFGEKFARPR; encoded by the coding sequence CCCCACCTCCGAGCGCGTCCGCGCCATCGACTGGCTGCGTGGCATCGCGGTGCTGTTCATGATCCAGTGCCACGCCCTGGTGCTGCTGCGCCCGGATCTGCGCCAGAGCGAGACGACGAAGTTCCTCCTCAAGATGGATGGACTGGTCGCGCCGGCGTTCCTCTTCTCGGCGGGCTTCGCGCTCGCGCTGCTGCTGGTCCGCAGCGCCCCGAGTGGCAAGCACGGCGAGCGGCTCGGGCGCAACCTCCGCCGCGCCCTCCAGGTGCTCGGCGTGGCCACGCTGGTCAACTGGATGTGGTTCCCCCTGTTCCGAGAGCCCCGGTGGCTCGCGCGCATGGACATCCTCCACTGCGTGGGGCTGTCGCTGCTGATCGTCCTGCCCATCGCCGCCGCGCTGGCCTCGTGGCCCCGGGTGCTGAGGGGCGTGGCGCTGGCCCTGGCGCTCGTCACCTTCTTCCTCTCGCCGCTCGGCGAGGCCGTGCGGGGACCCTGGGCCTACGTGCTCAACAAGACCACCGGGGCCGTGTTCCCCCTTCTGCCCTGGCTCGGCTTCACCTGGCTGGGGGCGTATGCCGGGGCGGTGGCCGGTGAGCGGGGCCGCGCTGGGCTCGTCCGGGCGCTGCTCTTCCTCATCGGGCTCGGGCTCGTGGCCTCCTTTGCGGCCGAGCCCCTGCGCGACCTGTACCCGCCGCACAACTTCTTCGTCACCAATCCCTCCAACGCGGCCGATCGGTGGCTCTGGGTGTGCATCGTGCTGCTCGGGCTGGTGGGACTGGAGTGGCGGACAGCCTCGAGCGCCCCCCCCTCCCGCGTGCGCCGCTTCGTGGAGACGTTCGGCACCTCGTCCATGTCCGCCTACTTCTTCCACGAGGCGCTGCTCTACTTCCGCGTCTTCGGCTTCTCCTTCGAGAAGGTGTGGGGGAACCGGAGTGGCTGGGTGCAGTACGCGCTGCTGACGGGGGTGCTCATCGGCCTGACGTACGGGCTGTGCCTCGCGCTGGACCGGATCCAGAGCGCGGTGCGCCAGGGGGTCCGGCTCCTGGTGGAGAACCTCCCCGGGAGCTTCGGGGAAAAATTCGCCAGGCCCCGTTAG